The following DNA comes from Planctomycetota bacterium.
GGCCCGATCTCCGCCTGATAGACCTTGCCCTGGATTTCATCGGGGATGAGGATCTGGACCAGGTCGGCCTTCCTGGCGACTTCCGCGGCCGTGAGCGGCTTGAAACCGTGCTCGACGGCGAGGTCGTAGTTCGGCGTGCCCTTGACGTCGGCCACGATGACCCGGACGCCGGAGTCGCGCAGGTTCTGGGCCTGGGCGTGGCCCTGGCTTCCGTAACCGACGATCCCAACCGTTTTTTCGAGGATCGGCTGAATGTCAATGTCGTCGTCGTGATAGACCTTGGCCATTGTGTTTCTCCCGGAAAGTGCCTGAGTGCCTGAGTTCCTGAGTGCCTGAGTCACGGAGACTGACACGCGCTGTTAGCCGTTCAATCCGAAATCCGCAATCCGCAATCCGAAATCGAAACGTTCTGCATTCTGCGTTCCGCGTTAGAAGTCAATCCCCCCGCCCCAGGGCAATCCGCCCCGTCCGCGCGAGTTCCTTGATGCCGTACGGCTTCAGAAGGTCGATGAAGGCCTCGATCTTTTTTTCGGGCCCGGCGATTTCGATCGTCAGGTGCTTGGCGCCGATGTCCACGATTTTGCCGCGGAAAACGCTCGCCACCTCGAACACCTCGCCCCGCTTCTCGGGGCGGACGCTGACCTTGATGAGCATCAGGTCGCGCTCGACGATGTCCTCGCCGGCGAAGT
Coding sequences within:
- a CDS encoding NAD(P)-binding domain-containing protein, producing MAKVYHDDDIDIQPILEKTVGIVGYGSQGHAQAQNLRDSGVRVIVADVKGTPNYDLAVEHGFKPLTAAEVARKADLVQILIPDEIQGKVYQAEIGP
- the ilvN gene encoding acetolactate synthase small subunit; this encodes MRHIISAIVENKPGVLAHIAGLFAGRGFNIDSLAVGETEDPTRSRMTVVVRGDDAVLEQVRKQLGKIVDVIKVSDFAGEDIVERDLMLIKVSVRPEKRGEVFEVASVFRGKIVDIGAKHLTIEIAGPEKKIEAFIDLLKPYGIKELARTGRIALGRGD